In Zygosaccharomyces rouxii strain CBS732 chromosome F complete sequence, a single window of DNA contains:
- a CDS encoding pepsin-like aspartic protease (similar to uniprot|P12630 Saccharomyces cerevisiae YIL015W BAR1 Aspartyl protease secreted into the periplasmic space of mating type a cells, cleaves and inactivates alpha factor allowing cells to recover from alpha-factor-induced cell cycle arrest and to YLR121C uniprot|Q12303 Saccharomyces cerevisiae YLR121C YPS3 Aspartic protease, attached to the plasma membrane via a glycosylphosphatidylinositol (GPI) anchor and to YLR120C uniprot|P32329 Saccharomyces cerevisiae YLR120C YPS1 Aspartic protease, attached to the plasma membrane via a glycosylphosphatidylinositol (GPI) anchor and to YDR144C uniprot|P53379 Saccharomyces cerevisiae YDR144C MKC7 GPI-anchored aspartyl protease (yapsin) involved in protein processing; shares functions with Yap3p and Kex2p and to YIR039C uniprot|P40583 Saccharomyces cerevisiae YIR039C YPS6 Putative GPI-anchored aspartic protease, member on vGLC.1466.), giving the protein MRFTDAVVSLLSVASTCKSALIEQTSSPMVKLSFNKWHGPTYEESSLERRSLETRNNKEFNFIVENQQNFYSVDLLVGTPGQNITVLLDTGSSDLWLTAKNNPYCKSNAGSNDKKEDYRLEDGDNQSIVSMLTASGTGTNPIGGSGIPTAISGSAQLTGTYTSGTGTGPSGSSPEPTMDCSQYGTFDVNKSKSFRSNKTEFYISYGDGSFASGYWGTDSVNFANMNLEGVSFAVANETNSTVGVFGIGLPENEATYTPDPSLNDFHPYEYQNFPQVLKSKGAINKAAYSLFLNSLDASSGDILFGAVDRSKYKGDLYTLPLLNSDPTKYKNPMEFDVTLQGVGFTNGSSKTTFTTTKIPALLDSGTSLIYLPDALAKGIAHKLGGSYNEDIGYYVIGCPSENDDSQLVFDFGGFTIKNNLSNYLLGSPDDGDDSQCVLGILPSDVQAILGDVFLADAYVVYDLDDYEVSLAQASFDNSKEDIQIISDSIPGAKRAPGYSKTWSTPASIKSGGNIFTSSNKKTERDHTAATATPVSGSASSTSGAQISSQDVANGFSPSMLALLNAFILSFVI; this is encoded by the coding sequence ATGAGATTTACAGACGCGGTCGTATCACTCTTATCAGTGGCAAGTACCTGCAAGAGTGCACTTATTGAACAAACTTCATCGCCTATGGTGAAGCTGAGCTTCAACAAGTGGCATGGTCCTACATACGAGGAGTCTTCATTGGAACGCAGATCGTTGGAGACTAGAAATAACAAGGAGTTTAATTTTATAGTGGAAAATCAGCAAAACTTCTACTCTGTAGATCTTTTAGTCGGTACGCCTGGTCAAAACATAACGGTTCTGTTGGATACAGGTTCTTCTGATCTTTGGTTGACCGCTAAGAACAATCCATACTGTAAATCTAACGCCGGTAGTAATGATAAGAAAGAAGACTATAGACTAGAAGACGGTGACAACCAGTCTATTGTATCAATGCTAACCGCAAGTGGCACTGGTACCAACCCAATTGGCGGAAGTGGTATTCCTACCGCCATATCCGGATCTGCACAACTGACGGGTACATATACATCGGGAACAGGAACAGGTCCCAGCGGGTCTTCACCAGAACCAACTATGGACTGTTCACAATACGGTACTTTTGACGTTaataaatccaaatcttttagaTCCAATAAGACTGAATTCTACATCAGTTACGGTGATGGTTCCTTTGCGTCAGGCTACTGGGGTACTGACAGTGTCAACTTTGCCAACATGAACCTCGAAGGGGTTTCATTCGCAGTGGCTAACGAAACGAATTCAACCGTTGGTGTTTTTGGTATTGGCCTGCCAGAAAATGAAGCTACATACACACCAGACCCATCACTGAATGATTTTCATCCTTATGAATACCAAAATTTCCCACAAGTGTTAAAATCTAAGGGCGCCATTAACAAGGCAGCATATTCGCTGTTTTTAAATTCCCTAGATGCATCTTCTGGTGACATTCTATTCGGCGCTGTAGACCGTAGCAAGTACAAAGGCGACCTCTACACCCTGCCATTGCTAAATTCCGACCCTACCAAGTACAAAAACCCAATGGAGTTTGATGTTACTCTGCAAGGTGTCGGTTTTACAAATGGATCCAGCAAAACTACGTTCACCACTACAAAGATTCCTGCGCTACTCGACTCTGGTACTTCATTAATATATCTACCAGACGCACTAGCGAAGGGAATCGCTCACAAGTTGGGTGGTTCCTATAACGAAGATATCGGTTACTATGTGATTGGTTGTCCTTCTGAAAACGATGACTCGCAATTGGTCTTTGATTTCGGAGGGTTCACCATCAAAAATAATCTAAGCAACTACTTGCTAGGTTCTCCAGACGATGGTGACGACAGTCAATGTGTGCTTGGTATCCTACCATCAGACGTTCAGGCTATTCTAGGTGACGTCTTTCTAGCCGATGCCTACGTGGTCTATGACCTTGACGACTACGAGGTCTCGCTAGCACAAGCTAGCTTTGATAACTCTAAGGAGGATATACAAATAATTTCTGATTCCATACCAGGTGCCAAGAGGGCCCCCGGATACTCCAAGACCTGGTCCACTCCCGCAAGTATCAAGAGCGGAGGTAATATCTTTACCTCATCTAACAAGAAAACCGAAAGAGACCACACTGCAGCAACAGCCACCCCGGTCAGTGGCTCTGCAAGTAGCACATCAGGTGCACAAATATCGAGTCAAGATGTTGCTAATGGATTTTCTCCTTCCATGCTTGCACTTCTAAACGCATTTATTCTCTCATTCGTCATATAG